The window CTCGAAGGACCGCACGATCGGGTGCCCGTCGTGCGCCGCGTGCGCGCGTGCGTGCCGGCGCGGCGACGAGTCACAACATCCGACATGCCCACAGGTCAGGCACAGTCGCAGATGCACCCACCTGGATCCCTCGCGCAGACAGTCCTCGCACCCATCCTGGGTGCTCGGCTCGACAGCCCGGATCATCTCGGCGTGCGGGTCCACCGTCGTCATACCTTCACCCAACGACGTTGAGAGCCCAAGGACAACCCCACCGGGCCGAGTCGCGCGTGCGCCGCGCCAGCCAACGTTCCGACCCTCACCAACAGCGGTACCGTCGGGACTGATGGTTACCGCACGGGGACGGCTGTGGTCGCGACCAGGCAGGCGGGGTGGCAGCGATGCGGATCAATGAGGCTTCCGGCGGCCTTCGGGTCGTCGA of the Pseudofrankia saprophytica genome contains:
- a CDS encoding UBP-type zinc finger domain-containing protein, which codes for MTTVDPHAEMIRAVEPSTQDGCEDCLREGSRWVHLRLCLTCGHVGCCDSSPRRHARAHAAHDGHPIVRSFEPGEDWVYCFVDDAFV